In the genome of Calditrichota bacterium, the window TGAGGATAGCGATATTGACGTAGCCGTTATTTCGGACTCATTTGCAGGCAAAGATTTGTGGGAAAGAGCGTCCATACTGGGAAAGGCGGTTGTTTCTATTCAAGAACCTATTGAAGCTGTTGGCTATACACTGGAAGAATGGCAGCATGAAATCAGTCCACTGGTTCGAATTGCCAAAGCTGGTATTCCTTTTGAGTAGACTTATTAAATTAGGTTCTATTGGAATTTTTATGGGAAAGATAATCTTTTTTAAATGTAGACCGGTCTTTTAAACCCAACCCCTGACTCTCCCTCCCTGATTTCAGGGAGGGGGCCGGAGGGAGGGTCAAGGATGGACTGATACTTTTCCAGATAAATACTTACGAAATGAGACGGTACACAATGTCCATTTAGGGATAAAAAAAGCAGGTTCTCCCTTTTACTGATTTTTTTACAATAAAACAAAAATACGGGTTAAGCCTCGCCATTTTTTTACAGATTTCTTTTAATATGCTCTGCTAAAACAACATCCATAAAAAATTCCAGTAGAACCTTAAATTACAACATACATGTAGTACAGTCTAAAGACACAAAACAATTTACTAATTCTTGAACCCTTTGTAAGGCCCATTAGCAAACCCTGCCTTTATTTCTTAACCCCTCCGTCTGTGACGATTATTTCTGCAGGAAAATATGCG includes:
- a CDS encoding nucleotidyltransferase domain-containing protein is translated as MDQTSMKVILEFKKALFKQGLTIEKIVVFGSHAKGNQREDSDIDVAVISDSFAGKDLWERASILGKAVVSIQEPIEAVGYTLEEWQHEISPLVRIAKAGIPFE